Proteins found in one Brachypodium distachyon strain Bd21 chromosome 5, Brachypodium_distachyon_v3.0, whole genome shotgun sequence genomic segment:
- the LOC100828453 gene encoding ORM1-like protein 2 codes for MAKLYVQAVPPPDLNKNTEWFMYPGVWTTYIFILFVSWLLVLSVFGCTPGMAWTLVNLGHFAITYHFFHWKKGTPFADDQGMYNRLTWWEQMDNGKQLTRNRKFLAVVPVVLYLIASHTTDYQHPMLFFNTIAVTVLVVAKLPNMHKVRIFGINAGN; via the exons atggcgAAGCTGTACGTGCaggcggtgccgccgccggatctgAACAAGAACACGGAGTGGTTCATGTACCCGGGGGTCTGGACCACCTACATCTTCATCCTCTTCGTCTCCTGGCTCCTCGTCCTCTCCGTCTTCGGGTGCACGCCCGGCATGGCCTGGACGCTCGTCAACCTCGGCCACTTCGCG ATTACATACCACTTTTTTCACTGGAAGAAGGGAACTCCATTTGCTGATGACCAAGGGATGTATAACAGATTGACTTGGTGGGAGCAAATGGACAACGGCAAGCAACTTACTCGCAACCGAAAATTTCTGGCTGTGGTTCCTGTGGTCCT GTACTTGATAGCTTCCCACACTACGGACTATCAACATCCAATGCTCTTTTTCAACACAATTGCAGTCACTGTACTGGTTGTCGCCAAACTACCGAACATGCACAAGGTCCGGATTTTTGGAATCAATGCCGGTAACTAA